The Arachis hypogaea cultivar Tifrunner chromosome 19, arahy.Tifrunner.gnm2.J5K5, whole genome shotgun sequence genome has a window encoding:
- the LOC112776803 gene encoding uncharacterized protein has product MTDVQPLQQKPESADSHAEFERGLEDFMRGQLDDCMSFASCSSSQAQGDEEDEGDQLARRRRRSDLEGDDLAESSAAQRRHSRILSRWAARQAQEMITTIERRNRESELMALAGLHTVSMLDSSFLRGSQSPTSGQEGAVERPSTQASAILQMWRELEDEHLLNRARDRMRERLRQQRGSESNTNGSSTMSDSRGSENQGSLGDASESENDFGTWSHDRIESRNARGDHLVSSREQSPDLGEVERERVRQIVRGWMESGIGDHSSNVNQRNNNGRAEWLGETERERVRIVREWVQMTSQQRGSRGSRRDAQVDRARDVVADHDEGQPEHVRRDMLRLRGRQALVDLLVRIERERQRELQGLLEHRAVSDFAHRNRIQSLLRGRFLRNERTVEDERPPSTAASELVQLRQRHTVSGIREGFRSRLENIVRSQASTNSDTASNSNISESDGSQGNNLLDAQQENYEQEQIRNLESDVRQLPSQTGTVEGSTNESISWQGGGNQGGTRQEQITEDAEGNWQQRTYDWPQETPRNLAGEDTHPQEAQRVWHEDSTRETVGNWSEGPSVAPRNRRGVPIRRFNRFHPPDDDNVYSMELRELLSRRSVSNLLRSGFRESLDQLIQSYVERQGRAPVDWDLHRNLPIPTPASTEQDTDQQGDERNEGRHEGINRPTLVMPSPPVPPPQPLWHQDLHQTGWSRHSMHRSEIEWEIMNDLRSDMARLQQGMNHMQRMLEACMDMQLELQRSVRQEVSAALNRSAGENGMVAETSDDGSKWGHVKKGTCCVCCDNHIDSLLYRCGHMCTCSKCANELVRGGGKCPLCRAPIVEVVRAYSIL; this is encoded by the exons ATGACAGATGTTCAGCCACTACAGCAGAAGCCTGAGTCTGCCGATTCTCATGCTGAGTTCGAGCGTGGACTGGAGGACTTTATGCGTGGGCAGTTGGATGATTGTATGTCATTTGCCTCCTGTAGTTCCTCCCAGGCTCAGGGGGATGAGGAAGATGAGGGTGATCAGCTAGCTCGGAGGAGGCGTAGGTCTGATCTCGAAGGGGATGATTTGGCGGAGTCCTCGGCTGCACAGAGGCGCCACTCGCGAATTTTGAGTAGGTGGGCTGCTCGGCAGGCGCAGGAGATGATAACTACTATTGAGAGGAGGAATCGTGAGTCTGAGTTGATGGCGCTGGCTGGGTTGCACACGGTGTCTATGTTGGACTCCTCTTTCTTGAGGGGATCACAGTCCCCAACTTCTGGACAGGAGGGTGCCGTGGAGAGACCGAGCACTCAGGCATCTGCTATTCTGCAGATGTGGCGCGAATTGGAGGATGAGCATTTGTTGAACAGGGCTCGTGACAGGATGAGGGAAAGGTTGAGGCAACAGAGGGGTTCTGAGTCTAATACCAATGGGTCCAGTACCATGTCTGATAGTCGAGGCAGTGAGAATCAAGGCAGTTTGGGGGATGCGAGTGAAAGCGAAAATGATTTTGGTACTTGGTCGCATGATCGGATTGAATCGCGGAATGCACGTGGGGACCATCTTGTGTCTAGCAGGGAGCAATCTCCTGATCTTGGCGAAGTCGAGAGGGAGAGAGTTAGACAGATTGTTCGAGGATGGATGGAAAGCGGTATTGGTGATCATTCATCGAATGTGAATCAGAGAAACAATAATGGTAGAGCAGAATGGCTTGGAGAAACAGAGCGTGAGAGGGTAAGAATTGTCAGGGAATGGGTGCAAATGACTAGCCAACAGAGAGGCTCACGTGGGAGCCGGAGGGATGCTCAAGTCGATCGAGCACGCGATGTGGTTGCTGATCATGATGAAGGCCAGCCAGAGCATGTTCGGCGGGACATGTTGAGGCTGCGTGGAAGACAAGCTCTAGTTGATTTGCTTGTGAGGATAGAGAGGGAAAGGCAAAGAGAGCTGCAGGGATTGTTGGAGCACCGAGCTGTATCTGATTTTGCTCACCGCAACCGCATTCAG TCTTTGCTCAGAGGTAGATTCCTCCGAAATGAAAGAACTGTTGAAGATGAGAGACCTCCGTCTACGGCTGCAAGTGAATTAGTGCAGTTGAGACAACGACATACAGTCTCTGGTATAAG GGAGGGGTTTCGTTCAAGATTAGAGAATATTGTTCGTAGTCAAGCAAGTACCAATTCTGATACTGCATCAAATAGTAACATTAGTGAAAGTGATGGGAGCCAAGGAAACAACCTGTTGGATGCCCAACAAGAAAATTACGAACAAGAGCAGATTAGGAACTTGGAATCTGATGTCCGTCAGTTGCCTAGTCAAACAGGAACTGTGGAGGGTAGCACGAATGAGAGTATTAGTTGGCAAGGTGGTGGTAATCAAGGAGGAACTCGGCAGGAACAGATTACTGAAGATGCGGAAGGAAACTGGCAGCAGAGAACCTATGATTGGCCACAAGAAACTCCCAGAAATTTAGCTGGGGAAGACACACATCCACAAGAAGCACAGAGAGTTTGGCATGAGGATAGTACAAGGGAAACTGTTGGTAATTGGTCTGAAGGACCTTCTGTAGCTCCAAGGAATCGCCGTGGTGTTCCTATTAGAAGATTCAATAGATTTCATCCACCCGATGATGATAATGTGTACAGTATGGAGCTTAGAGAGCTGCTAAGCAG GAGAAGTGTTTCTAATCTTCTTCGCAGTGGCTTCCGTGAAAGTCTTGACCAATTAATTCAGTCATATGTGGAAAGGCAAGGTCGTGCACCAGTTGACTGGGATTTGCATAGGAACTTGCCCATACCAACTCCTGCCTCAACCGAGCAGGACACTGATCAGCAAGGGGATGAACGCAATGAGGGTCGGCATGAAGGTATCAACAGACCTACACTGGTGATGCCATCACCTCCAGTACCTCCACCACAACCACTGTGGCACCAGGATCTGCATCAAACTGGATGGTCTCGCCATAGCATGCATCGTTCTGAAATC GAATGGGAGATAATGAATGATCTAAGATCAGATATGGCAAGACTTCAGCAAGGCATGAATCACATGCAGAGGATGTTGGAAGCGTGCATGGATATGCAGCTCGAGTTGCAGCGCTCTGTCAGACAGGAAGTTTCTGCAGCTCTGAACCGCTCAGCTGGTGAAAATG GCATGGTTGCTGAGACATCTGATGATGGGTCCAAGTGGGGGCATGTGAAAAAGGGAACTTGCTGCGTTTGTTGCGATAACCATATCGATTCACTTCTGTATAG ATGCGGGCACATGTGCACTTGCTCAAAATGTGCCAATGAGTTAGTTCGCGGCGGAGGTAAGTGTCCTTTATGCCGAGCACCGATTGTTGAGGTGGTCCGAGCATATTCCATACTGTAA